One segment of Pseudomonas sp. FP2196 DNA contains the following:
- a CDS encoding polysaccharide deacetylase family protein encodes MTSGFKLLCAAAIVFGLAGCIAAPIQMTAKTETRLKDQAPVRFLLTFDDGPSASSFWNPSATVLDSLKDNSLQPDIKAVFFVQTRAPRAGHSEIGRRIMHREHNEGHILAFHTATHWHTNHRSLDPQQLEESLSNGTADIAAITGAPPKLLRPPFWNYDKRTFAAYQQHGLHVLLTDLSANDGKIWGFNASPRRRANMLRQLSEVRERIAQGEIPTVDGVIPVVVTFHDLNRYTARHTREYLQILLDSAAATGVRLADKPFYDDRAALEKAALARTVQQSSESVQLPGLWNWIWGHDAH; translated from the coding sequence ATGACATCCGGATTCAAGCTTCTTTGTGCAGCGGCCATCGTTTTCGGACTGGCAGGCTGTATTGCCGCGCCCATCCAAATGACTGCGAAAACCGAAACACGGCTGAAGGATCAAGCGCCGGTTCGTTTTCTGCTGACGTTCGATGACGGCCCCAGCGCTTCAAGTTTCTGGAACCCATCGGCCACGGTGCTCGACAGCCTCAAGGACAATTCGCTGCAACCGGACATCAAAGCCGTGTTTTTCGTCCAGACTCGTGCGCCTCGGGCCGGTCATAGCGAGATCGGCCGTAGGATCATGCACCGTGAGCACAATGAGGGGCATATTCTCGCGTTTCATACCGCCACTCACTGGCACACCAACCATCGCTCGCTCGACCCGCAGCAACTCGAAGAGTCGCTGAGCAACGGCACAGCGGACATCGCGGCCATTACCGGAGCGCCGCCCAAATTGTTGCGCCCGCCATTCTGGAACTACGACAAACGTACTTTCGCCGCCTATCAGCAACACGGGCTGCACGTGTTGTTGACCGATTTGAGTGCCAATGACGGCAAGATCTGGGGTTTCAATGCCAGCCCGCGTCGACGGGCGAACATGCTTCGGCAGTTATCGGAAGTCCGCGAGCGCATTGCCCAAGGTGAAATTCCAACCGTGGACGGGGTGATTCCGGTGGTAGTGACCTTTCATGACCTCAACCGCTATACCGCGCGGCATACGCGCGAATACCTGCAAATCCTGCTTGATAGCGCTGCGGCTACCGGCGTGAGGCTGGCGGACAAGCCGTTCTATGATGACCGCGCTGCATTGGAGAAGGCTGCACTGGCGCGTACTGTTCAGCAAAGCTCTGAGTCGGTGCAGTTGCCGGGGCTCTGGAACTGGATCTGGGGCCATGACGCCCACTGA
- a CDS encoding Rrf2 family transcriptional regulator has protein sequence MSLYSAGVEYGIHCLTFLVGNGGDSREASVRDLAELQGVPVEYLAKIFTKLAKGKLVVASEGVRGGFSLARPADEITLLDIVKAIDGRKNIFECRDIRGRCALFEGSPPEWAIEGTCSIHAAMMTAQNRMEEALSQQTILDIARKVGRKAPAEFGQQVDDWIQDRREKKGNVGTIPLTDISD, from the coding sequence ATGTCTCTTTACAGCGCAGGCGTCGAATACGGCATTCATTGCCTGACTTTTCTGGTGGGTAACGGAGGTGACAGCCGCGAAGCCAGCGTGCGTGACCTGGCAGAATTGCAAGGCGTGCCAGTGGAATATCTGGCGAAGATCTTCACCAAACTGGCCAAAGGCAAACTGGTAGTGGCGTCTGAAGGCGTGCGCGGCGGGTTCAGCCTGGCGCGGCCGGCCGACGAAATCACCCTGCTCGATATCGTCAAAGCCATCGATGGTCGCAAGAATATTTTCGAATGCCGGGACATTCGCGGGCGTTGCGCGCTGTTTGAAGGCAGTCCCCCGGAATGGGCGATTGAAGGCACCTGCTCGATCCACGCGGCCATGATGACCGCGCAAAACCGCATGGAAGAAGCGCTTTCGCAGCAAACCATTCTCGACATTGCGAGAAAAGTCGGACGCAAGGCGCCAGCGGAGTTCGGCCAGCAAGTGGACGACTGGATTCAGGATCGCCGCGAGAAAAAGGGCAACGTCGGTACCATCCCACTGACCGACATTTCAGACTGA
- a CDS encoding ABC transporter substrate-binding protein: protein MKLSRFLRNALSVALLASPFSYAAEPVVLHVGDQNYYNIRASVEASGVLKDAPYTVDWKHFQAAAPLAEALQTGSLDLGFLGDSGFLFLAAKQAPVKLIGVSRQNPDTIALLVPKDSPVKTIADLKDKKVAYWPGAWSQQLTLRALEQSGLPENYVDFVKLMPIDAAAALPQGSIDAFPVWEPYISQQILFSGARPILTAKNLMPGLSAIAASTPSVDSKREAIADFLGRLKQARAWVDSHTDEYADLWAKKANLDQEVSRHWLRQAHMTVGPVDQKAVTDLQSTADFLFKVKALPAPLATSGIIDTSFEQALTR from the coding sequence ATGAAGCTTTCCCGTTTCCTCCGCAATGCGCTGAGCGTTGCATTGCTCGCATCACCTTTCTCCTACGCTGCCGAGCCTGTGGTCCTGCATGTCGGCGACCAGAATTACTACAACATCCGCGCCTCGGTGGAAGCATCGGGCGTGTTGAAAGACGCGCCGTATACGGTGGACTGGAAGCATTTCCAGGCAGCCGCACCGTTGGCTGAGGCCTTGCAGACAGGCTCTCTCGATCTGGGATTTCTCGGTGATTCAGGTTTTCTGTTTCTCGCTGCGAAACAGGCGCCAGTGAAACTGATTGGCGTGTCACGGCAGAACCCGGACACCATCGCGTTGCTGGTGCCAAAGGATTCGCCGGTAAAAACCATCGCTGACCTGAAGGACAAGAAAGTCGCTTACTGGCCCGGCGCATGGAGCCAGCAACTGACCTTGCGCGCACTGGAGCAGAGTGGTCTGCCAGAGAACTATGTCGACTTCGTCAAGCTGATGCCGATTGATGCGGCTGCTGCTTTGCCCCAAGGCAGCATCGACGCCTTCCCGGTGTGGGAACCCTACATTTCCCAGCAGATCCTGTTCTCCGGCGCTCGTCCGATTCTGACCGCGAAGAATCTGATGCCGGGCCTTAGTGCGATTGCAGCGTCAACACCGTCTGTCGATAGTAAACGTGAGGCGATTGCCGATTTTCTCGGGCGTTTAAAGCAGGCGCGCGCGTGGGTCGATAGCCATACCGACGAGTACGCTGACTTGTGGGCGAAGAAGGCCAATCTTGATCAGGAGGTTTCGCGGCACTGGCTGCGCCAGGCGCACATGACGGTCGGGCCGGTCGATCAAAAAGCCGTGACTGACCTGCAAAGCACTGCGGACTTCTTGTTTAAAGTTAAAGCGTTGCCGGCACCGCTGGCCACGTCGGGGATTATCGACACCTCGTTTGAGCAAGCGCTGACTCGCTGA
- a CDS encoding NUDIX hydrolase: MKVRATVICEQDRHILLVRKPHCRWTLPGGKVEPGETRANAAVRELQEETGLNADDVLYLMELQSGSTRHHVYEASVLNINQLRPQNEIIDCIWHPLNAVHNLQTSDATLRIIQAFQRRL, from the coding sequence ATGAAAGTACGAGCAACCGTCATTTGCGAACAGGACCGTCACATTCTCTTGGTGCGTAAACCACACTGCCGCTGGACTTTACCCGGAGGCAAAGTCGAGCCAGGGGAAACCCGAGCGAATGCTGCCGTGCGCGAATTGCAGGAAGAAACAGGGCTGAACGCCGACGACGTGCTTTACCTGATGGAACTACAAAGCGGCAGTACGCGGCATCATGTCTATGAAGCCTCAGTGCTGAATATTAATCAGCTACGCCCGCAGAACGAGATCATCGATTGCATCTGGCACCCGCTGAATGCCGTGCACAATCTGCAAACCAGTGATGCGACCTTGCGCATCATCCAGGCTTTTCAACGACGTTTATGA
- a CDS encoding Rho-binding antiterminator: protein MTRYQPLNCDLHDYLEIACMRGYQLDIELIDGQRLVARAITTRTSSDKEEFMVIEQAGAQQDIRLDQLFAITPLDANAEFGRIVLSEASCGI from the coding sequence ATGACCCGCTATCAGCCACTGAACTGCGATTTGCACGACTATCTGGAAATCGCCTGCATGCGCGGCTATCAATTGGATATCGAGTTGATCGATGGTCAGCGGCTGGTTGCCCGGGCCATCACCACTCGCACCTCCAGCGACAAAGAGGAGTTCATGGTTATCGAACAGGCAGGTGCGCAACAAGACATCCGTCTCGACCAACTCTTCGCAATCACACCGCTTGATGCCAATGCCGAGTTCGGTCGGATCGTGCTCAGCGAAGCATCTTGCGGCATCTGA
- a CDS encoding DUF1652 domain-containing protein — translation MLAIADICRIVESGFPALKCDCTQVEQGLLRIKVYEPDSGRVELLLNGVSPEHLVTIRDISNFIGELRTEISAGRRAFAG, via the coding sequence ATGCTCGCCATTGCCGACATTTGCCGCATTGTCGAATCCGGCTTCCCTGCGCTGAAGTGCGACTGCACGCAAGTAGAGCAGGGGTTATTGCGGATCAAGGTTTATGAGCCGGACAGCGGGCGCGTCGAGTTATTGCTCAATGGCGTTTCCCCGGAACATCTCGTCACGATCCGTGATATTTCCAATTTCATCGGTGAATTACGCACGGAAATAAGCGCGGGCCGCAGGGCTTTCGCCGGCTGA
- a CDS encoding LysR substrate-binding domain-containing protein, whose translation MNPRTLTPSMSLLLAFEAAARHESYTRAAHELSLTQSAVSRQVQILEKMLGMRLFYREGRNVVLTDVGRMYKRELAEALGQIRSATLQAMAFGSGIHSLRLATLPTFGSKWLLPRLKDFYTAHPGMTVHLHSRIEAIDFDTSEIDAAICVGAGEWPGLTALPLHTEELVVIASAQLSAAERDDAEKHVAGQLLLNVSSNAQAWAEWFSHHGLPHRNMRIGPSFEMTSHLIQAVRANMGVGLVPRILVEDELLNGELLQLGDAITSRRSYYLVYPPRNEALPSLKAFRDWLVETL comes from the coding sequence ATGAATCCGCGAACGCTCACCCCTTCCATGTCGTTATTGCTGGCCTTCGAAGCTGCCGCGCGTCACGAGAGCTATACCCGTGCCGCCCATGAACTATCGCTGACGCAGAGTGCGGTCAGCCGTCAGGTGCAGATTCTGGAGAAGATGCTCGGCATGCGCCTGTTCTACCGGGAGGGACGCAACGTGGTCCTGACGGATGTCGGACGTATGTATAAACGCGAACTCGCCGAAGCCCTCGGGCAGATCCGCAGCGCGACCCTGCAAGCCATGGCGTTTGGTTCGGGGATTCACAGCCTGCGATTGGCGACACTGCCGACGTTCGGGTCGAAATGGCTGTTGCCGCGACTCAAGGATTTCTACACCGCGCACCCTGGCATGACCGTACACCTGCATTCGCGTATCGAAGCCATCGATTTTGATACCAGCGAGATCGACGCGGCCATTTGCGTCGGCGCGGGTGAATGGCCGGGGCTGACGGCCCTGCCCCTGCACACCGAGGAACTGGTTGTCATCGCCAGTGCGCAATTGTCCGCCGCCGAGCGCGATGACGCCGAAAAGCACGTCGCCGGGCAATTGCTACTCAATGTCAGCAGCAATGCGCAAGCGTGGGCGGAATGGTTCAGCCATCACGGGTTGCCGCATCGGAACATGCGCATCGGACCGAGCTTCGAAATGACTTCGCACTTGATTCAGGCGGTGCGGGCGAACATGGGTGTGGGCCTGGTGCCACGTATTCTGGTCGAGGATGAATTGCTCAATGGTGAGTTGCTACAACTGGGCGACGCGATCACCAGTCGGCGCAGCTATTATTTGGTGTACCCGCCGCGCAATGAGGCGCTGCCATCGTTGAAGGCGTTTCGGGATTGGTTGGTCGAAACGCTTTGA
- a CDS encoding Rrf2 family transcriptional regulator, which translates to MRNDTRLSRMLHVLIHMDRHEKRATSETIAGMLGTNPVVVRRTMGLLKEQGFVTSEKGHQGGWALAKPLGQISLLDIHQALGTQSIFAIGLSTDHPECLVEQAVNAALTRTFDEAQALLLSRLGGITLADLAADFDARFTSIREGETS; encoded by the coding sequence ATGAGAAATGACACTCGGCTGTCACGCATGCTTCATGTATTGATTCACATGGATCGCCACGAAAAACGTGCAACCTCGGAAACCATCGCCGGCATGCTGGGCACCAATCCGGTGGTGGTGCGGCGCACCATGGGCTTGCTCAAGGAGCAGGGATTCGTGACGTCGGAGAAGGGGCATCAGGGTGGTTGGGCGCTGGCCAAACCTTTGGGGCAGATCTCGCTGTTGGACATTCATCAGGCGCTGGGCACGCAGTCGATTTTTGCCATCGGCTTGTCGACGGATCATCCGGAGTGTCTGGTCGAGCAAGCGGTCAATGCCGCGCTGACGCGCACCTTCGATGAAGCGCAGGCGCTGTTGCTGTCGAGGCTGGGCGGCATCACCCTGGCGGATTTGGCGGCAGATTTCGATGCGCGCTTCACGTCAATCCGCGAGGGTGAGACAAGTTAA
- a CDS encoding NAD(P)/FAD-dependent oxidoreductase, with amino-acid sequence MVYDVIIVGGSYAGLSAGLQLARARRKVLVLDSGLRRNRFAETSHGFLGYDGRAPGDIAQDAREQLLAYPTVQWLADTALQARQTDQGFQVRTTNGQQASARRLIIASGVIDELPAIEGLQERWGKSVFHCPYCHGYELNQGAIGVLATSTLSMHHALLLPDWGQTTFFTNGVFEPDAEQLAELDRRGVTLEPQTVSHISGKRADVVLSDGRVISVAGLFAMPRTRMASPLAEQLGCIFEEGPMGPFIQTDAMQQTSIPGVFACGDAALAAGSVAVSVGDGARAGASTHRSLVFV; translated from the coding sequence ATGGTGTACGACGTCATCATTGTCGGCGGCAGCTATGCCGGACTGTCTGCTGGCCTGCAATTGGCCCGCGCCCGACGCAAAGTGCTGGTGCTGGATTCGGGCCTGCGTCGCAACCGATTTGCCGAAACTTCCCACGGATTTCTCGGATATGACGGACGTGCGCCAGGCGATATAGCCCAAGACGCCCGAGAGCAATTGCTGGCTTATCCGACGGTGCAATGGCTGGCAGATACCGCGCTGCAAGCACGTCAGACAGACCAAGGCTTCCAAGTGCGCACCACTAACGGACAACAAGCCAGCGCCAGACGACTGATCATCGCAAGCGGTGTCATCGATGAGTTACCCGCCATCGAGGGTCTTCAAGAACGCTGGGGTAAAAGCGTGTTTCATTGTCCGTACTGCCACGGCTATGAACTGAATCAAGGCGCAATTGGCGTATTGGCGACGTCAACGCTGTCGATGCACCACGCCTTGCTCTTGCCGGATTGGGGCCAGACCACATTCTTCACCAACGGCGTGTTCGAGCCGGACGCCGAACAACTGGCAGAACTTGATCGACGCGGTGTGACGCTGGAACCTCAAACGGTCAGCCATATCAGCGGTAAGCGAGCAGATGTAGTGCTCAGCGATGGCCGGGTGATCAGCGTTGCCGGTCTGTTCGCCATGCCGCGCACTCGAATGGCCAGCCCGCTGGCCGAGCAACTGGGCTGTATTTTTGAAGAAGGCCCGATGGGCCCGTTCATTCAAACCGACGCCATGCAACAGACCAGCATACCGGGCGTGTTTGCATGCGGTGACGCGGCGCTCGCCGCCGGTTCGGTTGCCGTCTCGGTAGGTGATGGCGCACGTGCCGGAGCCAGCACTCACCGCTCACTGGTTTTTGTCTGA
- a CDS encoding NAD(P)/FAD-dependent oxidoreductase: MKQQILVIGAGFGGMWSALSAARLVDLHGRDDVEVSVLAPQAELRVRPRFYEPNAHQLAAPLSELFEVVGVHFIKGAAETIDVAQKTVGYTDASGVKQAFHYDKLVLATGSGLAQPDTPGVSQHAFNVDRIESAIHLETHLKALKNLPENQARNTVVVAGGGFTGIETATEMPARLREILGEQADIKVIVVDRGQKIGASMGEEISKSIVEASEELGVEWRLGVSVQSIDANGVTLSDGQHIDAKTVIWTTGVRASSLTEQIPAERDKQGRLHVDAHLKVIGQDDIFATGDVAYAATDDIGNYALMTCQHAISLGRHAGNNVAAQILGVDPTPYSQPKYVTCLDLGAWGAVYTEGWDRQVKLVKQEGKALKTQINTQWIYPPAADRVSALAAADPMIPVVA; encoded by the coding sequence ATGAAGCAGCAGATTCTGGTTATCGGCGCGGGTTTTGGCGGTATGTGGTCGGCGTTGAGTGCGGCGCGTCTGGTGGATCTTCACGGTCGTGATGACGTCGAAGTCAGCGTTCTCGCGCCGCAGGCCGAGTTGCGTGTACGTCCGCGATTCTACGAACCGAATGCTCATCAACTGGCTGCGCCGCTGAGTGAACTGTTCGAAGTGGTCGGCGTTCACTTCATCAAAGGGGCGGCCGAGACCATCGATGTCGCGCAAAAAACCGTCGGCTACACCGATGCCTCTGGCGTGAAGCAAGCGTTCCACTACGACAAACTGGTGTTGGCCACCGGCAGTGGCCTGGCTCAACCCGACACACCTGGTGTCAGTCAGCACGCCTTTAATGTGGACCGGATCGAATCGGCCATTCACCTGGAAACTCATCTGAAAGCCCTGAAAAATCTGCCGGAAAACCAGGCGCGCAATACCGTTGTGGTCGCGGGTGGCGGTTTCACCGGTATTGAAACGGCGACGGAAATGCCGGCGCGTCTGCGCGAGATTCTCGGTGAGCAGGCTGATATCAAGGTTATCGTTGTCGATCGTGGGCAGAAGATCGGTGCTTCGATGGGCGAAGAAATCAGTAAATCCATCGTCGAGGCCAGCGAGGAGCTGGGGGTTGAATGGCGATTGGGCGTTTCGGTGCAATCAATCGACGCTAACGGTGTGACCCTGTCGGACGGTCAGCACATCGACGCGAAAACCGTCATCTGGACCACCGGTGTGCGCGCCAGCTCCCTGACTGAACAAATCCCCGCCGAACGCGATAAGCAAGGGCGCCTGCACGTCGACGCGCACCTGAAAGTCATCGGTCAGGACGACATCTTCGCCACCGGCGATGTGGCCTACGCCGCCACCGACGACATCGGCAACTACGCGCTGATGACCTGTCAGCACGCGATCTCGTTGGGTCGTCATGCTGGCAACAACGTCGCGGCGCAGATTCTCGGTGTCGACCCGACGCCGTACAGCCAGCCGAAATACGTGACCTGCCTGGACCTTGGTGCCTGGGGCGCGGTGTACACCGAAGGCTGGGATCGTCAGGTGAAACTGGTTAAACAGGAAGGCAAGGCGTTGAAAACCCAGATCAACACTCAGTGGATCTATCCGCCTGCGGCTGATCGCGTGAGCGCTCTGGCGGCTGCTGATCCTATGATTCCCGTGGTTGCGTAA
- a CDS encoding DUF2784 domain-containing protein, whose protein sequence is MLYRIAADGLVLFHLLFILFVLFGGLLVLKWPRLMWLHLPAAAWGFAVEMLHLTCPLTYWENLMRHAAGQTEYAGGFIEHYIWPIIYPAGLTPQIQLALGSVVLAVNLLVYGRLIRSWKLRRTAAHS, encoded by the coding sequence ATGCTGTACCGAATCGCAGCCGACGGGCTGGTGCTGTTTCATTTGCTGTTCATTCTGTTCGTGCTGTTCGGCGGGCTACTGGTGCTCAAGTGGCCGCGACTGATGTGGCTGCATTTGCCGGCCGCCGCGTGGGGCTTTGCGGTCGAGATGTTGCACCTTACGTGCCCGCTGACCTACTGGGAAAACCTGATGCGCCACGCCGCCGGGCAAACCGAATACGCCGGCGGTTTCATCGAGCATTACATCTGGCCGATCATCTACCCCGCCGGGCTGACCCCGCAGATTCAATTGGCGCTGGGCAGTGTGGTACTGGCGGTCAACCTGCTGGTCTACGGGCGGTTGATTCGCTCGTGGAAACTTCGCCGAACCGCTGCACACTCTTAA
- a CDS encoding SOS response-associated peptidase, producing MCGRLSQYRGIHDFVAVLSIPDALINHVGDAPLAHYNGAPTTSLAIFQQHNHQLHAQNLRWGWRPHWAKDRAPPINARVEKVAHGPFFRSIWRHRLIVPVDNWFEWVDAEDHTRQPWLIRRADLGPVFCAGLGQFPTPDTQARDDDGFVIITADSGGGMLDIHDRRPVVFCAELAREWLDAATPLERAEQMLLFEGEKTEVFEWHKVDRAVGNSRNQGAGLIDEVA from the coding sequence ATGTGCGGAAGACTCTCGCAATACCGTGGCATTCACGACTTCGTCGCGGTGCTGAGCATTCCCGATGCGTTGATCAACCATGTCGGCGACGCGCCACTGGCACACTACAACGGTGCGCCGACCACGTCGCTGGCCATCTTTCAGCAACACAATCACCAGCTTCATGCGCAAAATCTGCGCTGGGGCTGGCGCCCGCATTGGGCCAAGGACCGAGCACCGCCGATTAATGCACGGGTCGAAAAAGTTGCCCACGGGCCGTTCTTCCGGTCGATCTGGCGTCATCGCTTGATCGTGCCTGTCGACAACTGGTTTGAGTGGGTGGATGCAGAAGATCACACCCGACAACCCTGGCTGATTCGTCGGGCCGATCTCGGGCCGGTTTTCTGCGCCGGCCTCGGTCAATTTCCGACACCCGATACGCAAGCGCGGGATGACGATGGCTTCGTGATCATCACCGCCGACAGCGGGGGCGGCATGCTCGACATCCACGACCGCCGCCCGGTGGTGTTTTGCGCAGAACTGGCACGCGAATGGCTCGACGCGGCCACCCCCCTGGAGCGGGCGGAACAAATGCTGTTGTTCGAAGGTGAAAAAACCGAGGTGTTCGAATGGCACAAGGTAGACAGAGCCGTGGGCAATTCACGCAATCAAGGCGCAGGCTTGATTGATGAAGTGGCCTAA